In bacterium, the genomic window TGACGAAACCACCGTCTTTGCGGCGAAAGCGATGGTGGTCAGCGTGTACATGAATAAACCCATGATGTATGAAAAGAGGAGCCCTTCACGGATCGGGGCAGTTCCCCGGCGCACATATTGAAAAAGGAACGACAAGATCATTCCCTGGAGAAACATCGAAATGAAACCGAGAGGAATAATCGGTTCATGACGATTGTACGCACCCAGGAATGCATAGAGGTCCTTGAAAAGGACAAAATGCCACGTGGCACCCAGAATGAAGGTCACTGCGGTATATGCGATCGTGCCGAGAATGACTTTCTTGGCCATAGACTCCTTTTTAAATTAGTTGAGTTTGGTCGTCTTGAAACCGGTCTTATTCGCCTCCGACAGGATTTGGTCGGGCTTCACAGTCTCCTCGTACGTACAAATACCTTCCCCCTTTTCCCGATCAATCGTCACTTCTTTGCATAGTGAAGAAAGCTGTTTCTTTACCTTGGCCTCGCACAGGCCGCAAGTCATCCCTTCAATCTTCATCTTCAAGATTTGCAACTCGGCGGCCCCGAGCATGGCCGGCGCGAACAATATAGCAAGCAGGGCGATGGAGATGCGGTTCATTTTGTCACCTCTTTTTTTGGAATCTCTTTGACGGCCGAATTCACATTCCCAAGGCAACAGGACCCTTGAGGATTCGTGTATTCGCAAAAGCAGTTTCCAGCCTTCACTTGGGCCGAAATGAAATCGGGAACGGTTGTTTTTCCCGTTTTTCGAATCTCCTCCATAACGTCATGTCGAAAGAAGTTGAAGCAATAACAAACCGGGATCGGATTGGTCTTCTCCTTGACCGTGACCCGTACGCTCAGCTCCTCCTTCACAAAGAGGGAATTTCCCGATGCCGAGAAATAAACGACGGGGCAGTCCGGGGAAGGGCAGAAACGATATGCGAGCGAGTCATCCACGCGATCCTGGAATCTTCCCTGGACCAAATAACGGACAGTGATCGTTTTGACCTTTTTCCCTTTTTCCCCGCATCGAGGACAAACAGTTCGTCCCTTCGTGTCCGTCGTGGTTTCGCAAACTCCTTCCAAATATCCTTCCATAGGTTCCTCAGACGGCCAAAAAATGGGGCCCGATCAAAAAAATCGCCGCGAGCGCGGTGGCAACCCAAAGCAGGACCTTCGTGATTTTCTGGCTCTTGGAGTTACAGACTTTGTCCGCCTTAGGCGGATCGCAAACCACCGGGTTCCTCCCGTAGACAAGGTAAAAAGCAGTCCCCAAAAGAACCACCGTCCCAAGAG contains:
- a CDS encoding DUF1761 domain-containing protein, which encodes MAKKVILGTIAYTAVTFILGATWHFVLFKDLYAFLGAYNRHEPIIPLGFISMFLQGMILSFLFQYVRRGTAPIREGLLFSYIMGLFMYTLTTIAFAAKTVVSSLTAWFAIQAAFHLIQFTLVGLLLGVIFGRKRAIVGNTEAQ
- a CDS encoding heavy metal-associated domain-containing protein — protein: MNRISIALLAILFAPAMLGAAELQILKMKIEGMTCGLCEAKVKKQLSSLCKEVTIDREKGEGICTYEETVKPDQILSEANKTGFKTTKLN